One Denticeps clupeoides chromosome 10, fDenClu1.1, whole genome shotgun sequence genomic window carries:
- the mmp9 gene encoding matrix metalloproteinase-9: MRPHAFVVLVMGTLVLRGCCIPLKSVFVTFPGDVIKNMTDKQLAEDYLKRYGYVNGLQKSSHQFMMSKSSVLMRLQRQLGLEETGQLDQSTIDAMKQPRCGVPDIRNYQTFEGDLKWDHNDVTYRILNYSPDMEASLIDDAFARAFKVWSDVTPLTFTRLFDGTADIMISFGKKDHGDPYPFDGKDGLLAHAYPPGEGMQGDAHFDDDEFWTLGAGPVVKTQFGNAEGALCQFPFTFEGEAYTSCTTRGRSDGLPWCATTANFDKDKKYGFCPSELLETFGGNGDGEKCVFPFTFLGKTYDGCTTDGRDDGYRWCATTSDFDKDKKFGFCPNRDTAVIGGNSEGEPCQFPFTFQKDTYYSCTSDGRSDGKLWCATTGNFDRDQKWGFCPDKGYSLFLVAAHEFGHALGLDHSNVQDALMYPMYKYVKDFSLHQDDIAGIQHLYGSKTGPEPEPPRPTVEIPETDPTTEPSIETTTTNNVKPSFTPCDMDKFDAITEIQGHLHFFKDGQYWKTTGPKHQDLQGPYPVSKMWPALPAVIDTVFEDLLTKKLYFFSGTKFWVYTGKDVLGPRNIEKLGLPSSLTRVEGSLQRGKGKVLLFSGENFWRLDVKTQVIDKGYPRFTDMVFGGIPNDSHDAFLYKGHLYFCREQFYWRMNSRRQVDRVGYVKYDLLNCPAP; this comes from the exons ATGAGACCCCACGCCTTTGTGGTCTTGGTGATGGGGACGCTAGTCCTGAGGGGATGCTGCATTCCGCTCAAGTCTGTTTTTGTCACATTTCCGGGCGACGTCATCAAAAACATGACCGACAAACAGCTGGCAGAA GACTATCTAAAACGATATGGCTACGTCAATGGACTGCAAAAAAGTTCTCATCAGTTCATGATGTCCAAGTCCTCGGTTCTGATGAGGCTGCAGAGACAGTTGGGCTTGGAGGAGACTGGCCAGCTGGACCAGTCCACCATTGACGCCATGAAGCAGCCACGCTGTGGGGTCCCTGACATCCGCAACTACCAGACTTTTGAGGGCGACCTCAAATGGGACCACAATGATGTCACCTACAG AATCCTGAACTATTCCCCGGACATGGAAGCCTCCTTGATCGATGACGCGTTTGCCCGTGCCTTCAAGGTGTGGAGCGATGTCACCCCACTGACCTTCACACGCCTTTTCGATGGCACTGCCGACATCATGATTTCATTTGGCAAGAAAG ATCATGGTGACCCCTACCCATTTGATGGTAAAGATGGACTTTTGGCTCATGCATACCCACCAGGCGAGGGTATGCAGGGTGATGCCCACTTTGACGATGATGAATTCTGGACTCTTGGTGCTGGACCAG TGGTGAAGACACAGTTTGGGAACGCAGAGGGGGCTTTGTGCCAATTTCCCTTCACATTCGAGGGGGAAGCGTACACGAGCTGCACCACCAGGGGTCGTTCCGATGGCCTGCCATGGTGTGCCACCACGGCCAACTTTGACAAAGACAAGAAATACGGCTTCTGCCCCAGCGAGC TCCTGGAAACCTTCGGCGGGAACGGCGACGGAGAGAAGTGTGTCTTCCCTTTCACCTTTTTGGGAAAGACGTACGACGGGTGCACCACAGATGGCCGCGATGACGGGTACCGCTGGTGTGCCACCACAAGCGATTTCGACAAGGACAAGAAATTTGGCTTTTGCCCCAACAGAG ATACCGCTGTCATCGGAGGGAACTCGGAGGGAGAGCCGTGCCAGTTCCCCTTCACCTTCCAGAAGGATACCTACTACTCCTGCACCAGCGATGGCCGCTCAGACGGCAAGCTGTGGTGCGCAACCACTGGCAACTTCGACAGAGACCAGAAATGGGGCTTTTGCCCAGATAAGG gATACAGCCTCTTCCTGGTGGCTGCACATGAATTTGGACACGCCCTTGGCCTGGACCACTCCAACGTTCAGGATGCTCTTATGTATCCCATGTACAAATACGTGAAGGATTTCTCCCTGCATCAAGATGACATTGCAGGCATTCAGCATCTCTACg gcTCCAAGACCGGTCCAGAACCTGAACCCCCTCGGCCGACTGTAGAGATTCCTGAGACTGATCCCACTACAGAGCCTTCCATTGAGACAACTACAACCAACAATGTGAAGCCATCCTTCACCCCCTGTGACATGGACAAGTTTGATGCCATCACAGAAATCCAGGGCCACCTTCATTTCTTCAAGGATGG CCAGTACTGGAAAACGACAGGCCCTAAGCACCAAGATCTCCAGGGTCCTTACCCAGTGTCTAAGATGTGGCCAGCCCTACCTGCTGTCATCGACACCGTCTTTGAGGATCTCCTCACCAAGAAGCTCTACTTTTTCTCAG GTACCAAGTTCTGGGTCTACACTGGAAAAGATGTGCTGGGCCCACGCAACATCGAGAAGCTTGGCTTGCCCAGCTCTCTGACCCGGGTGGAGGGAAGCTTGCAGAGGGGCAAGGGAAAGGTTCTGCTCTTCAGTGGCGAGAACTTCTGGAG ACTTGATGTTAAAACCCAGGTCATCGACAAAGGATACCCCCGCTTCACAGATATGGTGTTTGGTGGAATTCCCAATGATTCCCATGATGCTTTTCTCTATAAAG GACACTTGTACTTCTGCCGGGAACAGTTCTACTGGAGGATGAACTCTCGGCGGCAGGTGGACCGGGTCGGCTACGTGAAGTACGACCTGCTGAACTGCCCCGCACCCTGA